A part of Caretta caretta isolate rCarCar2 chromosome 1, rCarCar1.hap1, whole genome shotgun sequence genomic DNA contains:
- the LOC125633384 gene encoding olfactory receptor 51G2-like — protein sequence MSAVNDTKLNSVIFLLTGLPCNGDAHLWISISFCFMYVISVVGNSVILFIVKTDPSLHEPMYIFLSMLAITDLGISITTIPTILGIYLFNSREISLDACLAQLFFIHLLQCIESSVLLLMAFDRFIAIHNPLRYASILTPPRIAKMGLMAVLRAMVIILPLPFLLKQFRYSRANVLSHSYCLYQEVMKMACSDITVNSIYGLFTKLLTMGLDSLLTFLSYVMILKTVLSIASHAECLRALNTCVSHLCAVLLFYTPEISLSVIHRFGKGSSPLLQILLGYISLLLPLLMNPIVYSVKSKHLRVRIIRVFIK from the coding sequence ATGTCTGCTGTCAATGATACCAAATTAAATTCTGTAATATTCCTTCTCACCGGGCTACCGTGTAATGGAGATGCACATCTCTGGATTTCTATCTCCTTCTGCTTCATGTATGTTATTTCAGTAgtaggaaattcagtcattctgttcattgtaaaaacagatccaagcctccatgagcccatgtacattttcctttccatgttggccATCACAGACCTTGGCATTTCGATAACCACCATACCGACGATACTGGGAATATATTTGTTTAACTCTAGGGAAATCAGCCTCGATGCCTGTTTagcccagctgttcttcatccacttGCTTCAGTGCATTGAATCCTCAGTGCTGTTGCTGATGGCCTTTGACCGATTCATTGCAATCCATAACCCACTAAGATATGCTTCCATCTTAACCCCACCAAGAATAGCCAAGATGGGACTGATGGCTGTGCTAAGAGCGATGGTCATAATACTTCCACTTCCCTTTCTCCTGAAACAGTTCCGATACTCTCGAGCCAATGTACTTTCCCATTCTTACTGCCTGTACCAGGAGGTCATGAAGATGGCTTGTTCGGATATCACAGTCAACAGCATCTATGGATTGTTTACTAAACTCTTAACAATGGGGCTGGACTCGCTGCTCACCTTCCTCTCTTATGTGATGATCCTCAAAACAGTGCTGAGCATCGCGTCCCACGCGGAGTGCCTGAGGGCCCTGAACACCTGCGTCTCCCACCTCTGCGCTGTCCTGCTCTTCTACACACCAGAGATCAGCTTGTCTGTGATACACAGATTTGGGAAGGGCTCTTCTCCCTTACTTCAGATTCTCCTGGGCTACATCTCCCTGCTTCTCCCACTGCTTATGAACCCAATTGTGTACAGCGTGAAAAGCAAACACTTGCGTGTGAGGATAATCAGGGTGTTCATCAAGTGA
- the LOC125633198 gene encoding olfactory receptor 51G2-like, with amino-acid sequence MSAVNDTKFKSAVFLLTGIPGQEDVYLWISFPFCITYVISILGNSVILFIVKTDQSLHQPMYIFLSMLATTDLGLSISTMPTILGIYLFNSREISLDACLAQLFFIHFHQCIETSVLLLMAFDRFIAIRNPLRYASILTLPTIAKMGLVVLLRAMVIILPLPFLLKWFRYCRDNVLSHSYCLYPEVMKMACSDITVNSIYGLFTKLLLMGLDSLLIFISYVMILKTVLSIASYAECLRALNTCVSHLCAVLLFYTPEISLSMIHRFGKGSSPLLQNLLGYISLLLPPLMNPIVYGVKSKHLRVRIIRVFVK; translated from the coding sequence ATGTCAGCTGTCAATGACACCAAATTCAAATCTGCAGTGTTCCTTCTCACTGGGATACCAGGTCAGGAAGACGTCTATCTCTggatctctttccccttctgCATAACATATGTTATTTCGATATtaggaaattcagtcattctgttcattGTAAAAACAGATCAAAGCCTGCATCagcccatgtacattttcctttccatgttggccACCACAGACCTTGGCTTATCGATATCCACCATGCCAACGATACTGGGCATATATTTGTTTAACTCTAGGGAAATCAGCCTCGATGCCTGTTTAGCCCAGCTATTCTTCATCCATTTTCATCAATGCATTGAAACCTCTGTGCTCTTGTTGATGGCCTTTGATCGCTTCATTGCAATCCGTAACCCGCTGAGATATGCTTCCATCTTAACCCTGCCAACAATAGCTAAGATGGGACTGGTGGTTTTGCTAAGAGCGATGGTCATAATACTTCCACTTCCCTTTCTCCTAAAATGGTTCCGATACTGTCGAGACAATGTCCTCTCCCATTCCTACTGCCTGTACCCAGAGGTCATGAAGATGGCTTGTTCGGATATCACAGTCAACAGCATCTATGGATTGTTTACTAAACTTTTACTGATGGGGTTGGATTCACTGCTCATTTTCATCTCTTATGTGATGATCCTCAAAACAGTGCTGAGCATCGCGTCCTATGCGGAGTGCCTCAGGGCCCTGAACACCTGTGTCTCCCACCTCTGCGCTGTCCTGCTCTTCTACACACCAGAGATCAGCTTGTCTATGATACACAGATTTGGGAAGGGCTCTTCTCCCTTGCTTCAGAATCTCCTGGGCTACATCTCCCTGCTTCTCCCACCTCTGATGAACCCAATTGTGTACGGCGTGAAAAGCAAACACCTTCGTGTGAGAATAATCAGGGTGTTTGTCAAGTGA